The window CAGCGTGAAAGAGAACTCCCTGGATCGTGAACTGCTCCGCTGCCGACTCAGTTTCCGCCACGCCTCTTATGACGTGCCCTGCTGAGCGAAGCGCCTCGGACTATCGGCAAATAGTCATCACACGTCGCCGGACGGAAGCCTAGGAATTTCTAAACCTTCAATCTCACGGAAAGCCTTCCCGCCAATCCCTTGGAGGTCCCCGTACATCCCAGCTGTCGAGTCAATAACTCCACGGATTTGTTCTTCTCTCTTTGCCCAAAGGCGCATTATGGCTCTTCGCTCCTTGTCGAGATCTTCATGCATCTCTGAGAACCTCTCAACGATTGCTTCGACGCGCTGCCGGAAACTCGGCCCAGTCAGATACTCGTATACCATTCCCATCTTCGTTTGCAGTCCTTCTCTAGTTTGTCGAACACTGGCAAGTTCGACCATCGATTGGCGGAGTGCGATTGCAACGGGGATCGCACATCGTGGCTCGACTACCCAGATTCCTTCGATGAAATCGAAGCCCTCGCACCCGTTCGGGAGCACTCTCGACACGATCACAGCGACATCCGCTTTCGCCGTTCGTTGATCGTCTCTAAGCTTGCCAAGCCAACCATCACTCCAATTCTTCGTGCGCTTGGACTCCCACAGGAGAGTTCCGCAGAGGTTCCCAAGCTGGTTGAAAACCAGTTGCTTGATATCTCCCCCAGATCGCCCTTTTGGAACGGGTTCTATGGTGTCACGAGGAAACTTGGCTTTCAACAGTGACTCCAACTCAAGCTCCTGAACCTCGCCTTGCAGCTGTTGGGATCCCTGCTCGGCCTTGCGCTTCAACTCTTCTATCTGGCGCTGCATGCCAGCGATTGTCTGTTCTTTCTCAGCGACTTTGAGCTTGAGTTCGTCTTCTGCTTCACCACGCGCTTTGTCGCGAACCGCGGAAAGCGACTCCTGAACCCGCTTCTCGACGGTCAGATTCATTTCGCGTTTCGCATCATCCAGTTCACGCTGTTTGCGGATA is drawn from Terriglobia bacterium and contains these coding sequences:
- a CDS encoding DUF2130 domain-containing protein, with protein sequence MNEPMIVCPNCNGEIKLTESLAAPLVEATRQQYEVKLANKESDIKNREAAIREKELAVAAAQEKVDEQVALQLAQEREKIAAQEAKKARLLFAGDMERKNEEVLELQQALKEKDGKLADAQKAQAELIRKQRELDDAKREMNLTVEKRVQESLSAVRDKARGEAEDELKLKVAEKEQTIAGMQRQIEELKRKAEQGSQQLQGEVQELELESLLKAKFPRDTIEPVPKGRSGGDIKQLVFNQLGNLCGTLLWESKRTKNWSDGWLGKLRDDQRTAKADVAVIVSRVLPNGCEGFDFIEGIWVVEPRCAIPVAIALRQSMVELASVRQTREGLQTKMGMVYEYLTGPSFRQRVEAIVERFSEMHEDLDKERRAIMRLWAKREEQIRGVIDSTAGMYGDLQGIGGKAFREIEGLEIPRLPSGDV